Below is a window of Xiphophorus maculatus strain JP 163 A chromosome 19, X_maculatus-5.0-male, whole genome shotgun sequence DNA.
CAAGTATCTTCCGTAACAAAGAGAAGGTGGCGAGTCAATGTGAGGAAATGCTCATTCGGTCTTACCTAATATATTACAAGAAGAGTAATGCTTACGGCGCCACCTGCTGTCTTGGATGAcgtcttgtgtttttttcaggaCTGAGCTACCATAAAAAGAGCATCGAAGACAGAACGAGTCACAATGTACTTTttcaacaattaaaataaatgtacaatagagcaattatttttaattcactcCAAAGGCCTCCTTTAGGATTTATGTAAGGATTCGGTACCAGAAAATCAAGTATATCAAGTTTCTCCATTTTAAACAGTCATTCATCGGACCAGTCATGTTGGGAAAGAACCAAAGTGGGATTCATCCCTACCTTTTTGATTAAAGAATGTAATTTGGGGAGGGAATTAGCACTTTCTGATTTCCACCGAATAATCTCTAATCAGAAAAAGTAGGTGGTATATTgctacatttactcaattacatttacttgaggaACTTATTTAGAATATaatagtataaaataaaattcaattaaataatacattttttgtcctatgcaaaatgttttatgtctCACATTAACACACCAACAGTTTATGTTAATGTGAGACTTCTTACAATGGGTTTTGAAGAATCCATGTCCAGTGCAGGACGATCTACTTCAGATTAAACAGGTCTAattatttgagattttaaattatACGTTCAAATGAAATCCAGATTTCTTGAAAACACATCAAGTAGCATTTTCAATGTCCTTTATAAACTTTAGTGTACGGAAACACTTCCTGTAGTAATTAGATTGTGAATAACAAATGAGAATTGTCTATGATGCTGAAAAGACTGCTTGTGATGTCTAACACCAAGTAGCATCCTGGTGGGTGAGCCATATCTCCTAGATCTAAAATGCCTCTTTACCTCATCCAGCATAGGAATTTTTAATCTGCACTCATGTTATGTCTTCTTGGTCATATACATTTGCTTTGTGATGAAAAAACATGTGTGGGACGACAACACATGTAATCTCTGACTGAGGTATAAGAATGTCAGGTGTTGCAATAGCATCTGTAATGTTTGGGGTGTGAcgcaattaaaatgttattttttgttgaaatgtcaGTGTCAGAACCCAGATTTCAGGCCACATGAGCAGTAATCCTTACTTTTGTACGAAATACTGGCTCCCAGCAGAGAACAGAGCTGGAATGTAATAATCCACTGAGAAACAGGCTTTAGTTTCCCAACATCAGCTCTCTGATTCTTTATTCTGTTCAAACAGGATCTCAAGAGTTTTTACTGTTCTGCTCTTTAGATTGTACTAttagttttggttttgatttttttaaaacaagtcaaaagaTGGGGATGGACTCAGAGGTGAACAGTTCTGGTGATGTTGCACCATACGGAGGAAAAAGTGCTTTCAGCCAAATGGAGCACAACATCGTGGCTGGATATCTGATAACTGCAGGTAGGAAATGGACATCATCTGTGGAATTTCATAGATATAATGCTAGATAAACTGAACAGCtggcagaaacagagaaaacaatatGTTGTGTGAAGGCAATGAGTTTATTCAACAATATGGAAAATGGTCACGTcattggaaaaacaaagaaaaagttaaGTTGAATATCTATGGTTTCCACATAACATGAAACTAAAGTTTATTACTCTCCTATGGTCTAAATGTTAAATACATGCCAGATCGACCCTTTGTGAAAAAATTGATTCTCCCCTTTAACaaatttatgacaaaaataattaaactgattaaaaataaggTTCCTCAAAAAACGACTGTAACATTCTCTTTATACAGTGTAGAATATTATTAAGCTATGTGGAGGAATTTTAGGACTCAAGTCAAGCTGGATAACTGATCTCTAGCCCTTCAGAAAGCCATAGTTCCTACATAGTCACAAAACCTCTGGAAAAGTAGCAAGTGTGCTTTTATTAGATAGAATGGAGAAAGAAACTGGGGTATGggaaaaacttttgaaaattaagattttattccTTCAATTTAAGAAGAAAGTTTTAAGAAGAATCTCAAAACAGTAGGATGATTCTTGCATTGATTTGaatttcatttagattttttatctGTCAATTATCATATCTGAACTTGTTTAGAAAACCACCATTGTCTCGTTACATGATTTAACAAACATACAGATTATAAAGGCCAACTGAAGGAGTATTACTTTGTATttgaatgtttgaaatgttagaCATTATGAAACACAAATCTGAAGGAAGCCTACATGGCCATGCATAAAGAACCATAATTGAATTACAACAGACAAAACCACATTACGAAAGGATCACTTTAGGCAACACTTGTCAAGCTTTGTAATTCGGAGCTCAAAAACGTCACCTAAAAATTCAGTATGCTGAAAACTACCTTCATAGAAAGCTTTTGCCTCCTCCACTCTCAGGTGTCATCAGTTTGGCCAGTAATATCGTAGTTCTGCTGATGTTTGTAAAGTTCAGGGAGCTCCGCACAGCCACTaacttcatcatcatcaacctGGCCTTCACTGACATTGGAGTGGCTGGTATTGGCTATCCTATGTCTGCTGCCTCAGATATTCATGGAAGCTGGAAGTTCGGCTACACCGGATGCCAGGTGaggaaacaaaaccagaaattcACCCACACATTACACACAGTTTCTTCTACTTTACTTTTCTGTAATCTTTTGATGTGGTTTCTCTggatttttgttggttttttatttcagatttttcttttggacaaaaattatttttttatgttttttttctgtctcgtCATGTAAAATTAGAATGGTTAACTGGGTTTATTCTAAGCTACCAAGACTCCGAACAGTGAGCAGACTGTCACCTCAGCTGGTCAGCTCAGGTCACGTGTTTGGACTTTCTTTCTGcagattatgtttgtttttgtgcagatttTGTCAAACTTATGTTTTATTCCTTTCAGGAACACACATGCCATAAGATGCAAGCATGCTTTCCCATATGAAGAGCTAAAACtagtttgtgtgtatttttagtaAACAAGCTTATGAACTGTTAAGTGATGCTAAACAGATTCAGTAAAAATGTCCTAATAAGCATCAACGTAGAAAATCCgagtttgaactttttattttgcttctgaTTTTAGATATATGCAGCCCTCAACATCTTCTTCGGCATGGCCAGCATCGGCCTACTGACTGTGGTTGCTATTGACCGCTACCTCACCATCTGCAGACCAGACATCAGTACGAgcccactttttcctctccaacTTTTACCTTTAGTTGAGCCATGTAGAAGGAAGAAACTCCCTTTGTCAGCATCCAAACCTAACAAAAAAGATAGTAAGATGTCAAATTATATGATTTGAAgggcaaaatacattttactgttATACAACTAAAACCAATAAAGCCAAGAATGTCCTTACCATTCCACATTACAGTTAGGGACAGCTTTTACTGTACTGTTTTTTTAGTACTTTAGGCATGGTCCTCCATGCCTATAGTAGGCAAAATGTCCATAACAAAGCTTTTGGACATTCCGGTTCCTGTTGAATGTATTTGATGCCATAGAACATGTTAAGTGATGGCAGTGGCAACTCCAACTAGTGTTACTCTGCAGCCTATCTGcagccttgcaaaagtattcatgtcgATTAAATCTTTTCAAAGTTGGTCTCTCTTTAAAATCAGAGAGATCTAcactaatttatgtttttacatcatgtcaAAAGCCAAACTGGAAGTTGTCGACAGAATTGGCATTGTAGataaaatcagtcaaaataattaatcaaaacaaaaatcccactttcaaaaagtttcaaaatagaAAGGAAGAtttgaaattaataaacaaTCCAGATTTTATATTCTTCCCTCTCGCTCTTGTTGAAGTTCTTTGATTTTGTCTCTAAAGGTCAGAAAATGACTGCTAGGTCTTACAACATCCTTATTCTGGCTGCCTGGCTGAATGCTGTGTTCTGGTCCTCCATGCCTATAGTAGGCTGGGCAAGTTATGCCCCTGACCCCACTGGAGCAACGTGCACAATCAACTGGAGACAAAACGATGCGTGAGTTTTCAGAAGTGCATatcttgttttttgtgtaaCATAGATTTACTTCTTTATAACACACCTCTACTTTTCCTTCACAGCTCCTTCATCTCCTTCACGATGGCAGTGATTGCAGTAAACTTTGTGGTTCCTCTgtctgtcatgttttactgctaCTACAATGTGTCTGTCACCGTGAAGAGGTACAAAACCAGTAACTGCCTGGAAAGCATCAACATCGACTGGTCTGACCAGATGGACGTTACCAAGGTAAATCAGCTTTGCTTTTCCTAACAGCCTGTTTTAAATACACAACATGGACACTATTTTGTGTGAGTATTGAAGGTGATGAATCACTTGTGAGCAGACATTATTTTAGAATTTTAGACATGTTTCCACAAATGTGTGGTGGTCTTTTTACCTTTCTGTTCAGTTTATCCCAAATCAACTAAAAGAAACTGAAGTTCAGAGTCTGTGCTGCTCTGTTCTTGTTAAATCAATGAATTTCAAGATGGATTGGGGAGAAGTAAGCCAAAAGAAAGTCAACTTGTCTGAGTCTGAACTCATGGTTATCAACaaggaaaagatggaaaattTTCCGCTGGTAATGAAATAAAGTATcttggtatatatatatatatatatatatatatatatatatatatatatatatatatatatatatatatatatagatagattttattttttttttaatggtagGATGGAGCAGAAGAATGGATTTGTGATTCATCCATATTAGTAGTTTGGTTTTGTTCTGGTGTGTCATGTTGTATAAGAAGCTGGGCAGAAAGATTAAGCTCTAGATTTACTAATTTAGCTACATTCCAGCCCTGTGTAAAAGAGTAAAAGGAAAAGACCCCAGACACAACCAAATGAAATATTCACTGCATAGGCTGGATGGGCTCTCAGAGTCAAGGTGGTTTGGAAAACTGATCTGGATGCCCCTGGCAGACCTACAACACACTGGAGGGTCAAGTGTCAAGGGGTTCCCAAAATGGAGGCATCTGGTAAAACAAATGCCtgtgttttgttgctggaaCTTTTACCTCTATAAGTAGAAGactaaataataactaataaaattatGCAGACCATCATTTGAGTCACTGTCATAAACTTGTGAACTAAAAAAGTAACTCCTAAGAATTTAATTTATGAGGTTTTGAATTCAACAAATTCATTGCAGTTCAGTAACTACAGCAACTAAAAAAGATCCTGACACTCCCTCTTCCTAGCAAACTATGCTacacatagtttttttttaatatgtagcacttagacatgtttttttgtgtgaaaaatgtttattaagaGTGATTTTAATCACAATTATTTTCTATAACAAGTCATAGTATGTTTCAATTGGTAAAAACAGGCATTTATTCACATGGAAACCAAATCAGTGTTAAAGTTAAGACTTTTGTTATCTGTGTTCCTGCCTATAGATGTCTATTATAATGATCATCATGTTTCTGGTTGCCTGGTCTCCCTACTCCTTGGTTTGCCTCTGGGCATCATTTGGTGACCCAAAGACCATTCCTGCCCCGATGGCCATTATTGCTCCTCTCTTCGCAAAGTCCTCAACGTTTTACAACCCCTGCATCTATGTTATTGCCAACAAAAAGTGAGTCTTTTCTTGACTGAACAAGATTATATTTGAGGGTGTGTTCTggcactgtaaaatatttttttcctgcaggttCAGGAGAGCCATCACTGGGATGATTCGATGTCAAACAAGGCAAAGGATTACAATCAGTACACAGGTTCCAATGACAATCTCCCAGCAGCCTCTGACCCAGTAATTTAAGGCCTATATACCTAATCTAACTATATAGCTATTTAAATGTACCTacattaaaaccttaaaataaacatttatgtaatCCATTTAACAGTATTTGACTATTGCAGCTGTTTCTCTTGGTGGATAACCAAATACACTGTATTTGAATACATTGTATTCAAATACACTTTCtattttcacttataaaatagaaattttacaattattacCATTATCACCAttattatttgctgttttgtccCATTTAAATCAATTCATAGATTTTATACTCATTTGCAGTGTATATaactttgcttttctgttaCATGaggatttttataaattttatgtATGGTGACCAGCACAAATAGAATAAAGATAAATGTGGCTCAAGAATCTAAATCTGAAGTGACAACCAAAACCTCCTGTAGATTGGTGCCTTGCATTTTGTCAACAAAAAGTGACCAGATGACTATAGATGACTAAAGTGGGGAGTCATCAATAGAACGCATCGAACAAATCTTCTACCCAAACATTGGTTTAACACTAAGCATGTAAAAAGTAAACAGCTAAAAATTCCCTGTAGCAAAACTATTGACATGTTTACAGATGTAATACTTTACTTCACCATTGCATccaaaagtttggatttttataaaacatgcatgatTAAACATTATTAATGGCAAGGCCCCTTTCACTGACAAGTTATTCTGTTAAGTTGACATTGTGTCAGTCTTTGGTTATGGCAAACCTTTTCACTCCATTTTTTGTCACCAAAATAATCCAACATGGCAACAAGTAAATTAGTCCATGATTTGTAGTTGACTAGTAAAATGGATCATAttctaatataaataatataatatataacaCCATTAACAGATCTTAAAGAAAAGTAGACAATATGTTATCTTAAGACCTCTGCTGACAGCGGAACAACAGCTCAGAGGATTGGAGATATTTTTCAGTACGGTCTATAAGTCTGATATGTTTAGCTTGTTTCCATCTTCTCCTTTGGGGGAACATTGTCTGGCCCATAATGTGCCTTCGAGGTGGATGGGACATCAATGTTGGGGTCACCATTGTTGGCTGTGTTTATTTGGTTGCTCTTGCCGAGGCTCTTTATGATGCTCAGGTTGGTGCGGGCCGTTTCCATGAAgctgttttccagcagccaacCATCAGATTCAGAGTCAGGGTCTCCCTGCCTCAGCATGTTTTCCAGGGAGGTCTGGAGGTAACGAACACCTGTCAGCACTgacagctaaaacaaaacagaaatacaattagTGACAAAAATGGAATACAGATAAAGTTTGGATATGGTATGCTTTAATTATTTCTAGAAGAAGCTAAGATTGTCTAAATATAAAGATTTCTCTAAAACAACTGTGGGTACAGGGAAAGTATATTTACTCCATGTtgaacttttgtttgtttgtttgttttttacattttgtcacattacagtcccaaagagtttatttttttgtatctgtaTCAATCTGTATCTGTTTTCTACAGGAACAGAGGTAATGAGATTTGTAATCAggcattaatttaaaaagagcCAGTTAGAGGCTACAAAAGCCATGAGACTAGGGCATATGGAAACACTTTCAAAGCACATTCAAAAGTGTTCCTGTCAGCCTGTTATATTTAGGACACAAATCTATTACTCAGTATAAGTGgcaaattttgaaaagtgttCAGATGCTCTTCATGCAGACTAAAAGAGCTGAAgaaattttgcaaagaagaatgggcaacaTTTCAGTATTTAGATGTGCAGACAAATTCAAAAAGACTTCTATGTTGAGTAATGGCAGCAAAATCTGGTTCTACAAACAACTATGCACAACTTTCATTTGCCTgtttcataaaatcccaataaaatgcttaatgtttggttttgatatGTGACAAGTTCAAGAgggacaaatatattttcaaggTAAGGTAGCTATATAGTGTTTCCTTGCCTCAAAGAGCCAGGTAATGAGGACTGTAAGGCCAATGGACTGCATAATGTGGGTGTAGTACTCCAGCAGTGCCTGTCGGCAGCCCTTCATCCACAAGTTTTGGTCCTCGGTCTGATGCTCATAGTTGAAATGGGCCGAGTTGTTGGTAATCTGCTGCTGGATGCAGGGCCGAGGTGAGTCGATATTGCAGCAGCTGAATGGGACTCCATCCATCAGGTACTTCCCCTCTACATTACTTCTCAGTCGACTTGAGAGCAGGAAAGGgataaagttcagtttttattggtCAATTTGGTGCATTTTTCTCTGATTGTTTATGCAGCCAAAAAAGCCATGCAAACTAACCTGAACTTGTGTGAACAAAAAAGCCTCCTTGTTTAATTATGAATAAACTGTGATTAAGACAGTTGGGGTGCTACGACAGGTCGAAGGGCTCAAACACACATGTTTAATAAAGAGCTGGTTttggaaaaagaataaaacaggtGGTGAGGAAAGAGTATCAATGTAAGAAATAGTCTCAACTTTTGCCTTACTAAACAGATACTATGCCTAAGAGCCAGATTTTTGTCAGGAAACAAACCATGAGCTCTCAATTCTTCCAGAAAAAGGGTTTAAATATTAatctagaaaatatttagtctgaaTTCATATGTAGTTTAGAGAACACTAGAATTAAATGCAactgttaaaaatgaagttGTTTCTTCTATCAATCTTCAACTATTGAAAAAAGAATGGCATGGTTCAACTgtaaaatgtcaacattaatCTGTCATTTATTCTGAAGAACAGCTCTGTATTGCTGTcttttttgtcaagtttttaaaatgttgcaacgACATACTTTACTTACTCTATGACTTCCTTTTTGGACATGTCCAGGTAACGGTTGCTTATCCACTGAATTTGAAACCAGTCTTTGTAGCCGCTGTTCCCACAGCATTGGAACTGTATCTGCAGTGTGTCCACAGTGTGTTTCAGGAAGCAGCGTCCTGGCATGTCTGTGTCTTTATAGAACCTCATAGCCTGCATCAGGCCCAGGTTCAGAGCCTCCTCCAGCTCCCAGTGCATGCTGTAACACATCAGAGCCCCCACAAGCACGCACAGGGTGAAAAAGAAGGTGCACACAATGTAGGGCAGCATGATCAGCTTCCAGCGCAAGAACTTGGTGGAGTCCACACAGTCATAGCAGATCTTCCCACCCAGGAAATTGATTATACAAGCAATGAGGCCTACAGCTATCAACATGTTGGGAACATACTGGATGTCCTTCTCTGCCATCAGCTCTTCACGCTTTTTGAGCTCCACCTTGAGGAAGAGCCCCAGGCTGAACAGGATGACCCCTGTAACCACTGAGATCCAGTTGAGGATCCACAGGATCTGGGCCAACTTATCCCTCCTGGTCTTAGTAAACTTTACCTTTAAAACTGCCATTGTTTCTATATTTAGTAGTTATTCCTTAAAGGTGAAGGTGGGATTAATTGTGGGATGTAAGTAGATCTTGGAAAAGGAACAGTTTATCCTCCAGAGGGGGCAGCGGACTGAGGGGAGGGGGTTTGGTTGTAGGTTCTCTGTCGGTCCTTTCATAAGCAGCTTACTCCAGTCGTCGTAATTGATATAGTGTAGACGCTGCATTATGGTCATACTGAAGAAGGCTATAGTAAAAAACATATAGATTATCAAATAAGTATACTGTCTCAGAAAGGAAAATAGTGATCAATAAGCAGAATGACAATTGACAAGGTTTTTATAAGCATGGATTATCAACATAACAACCATAACTAT
It encodes the following:
- the rrh gene encoding visual pigment-like receptor peropsin, which gives rise to MGMDSEVNSSGDVAPYGGKSAFSQMEHNIVAGYLITAGVISLASNIVVLLMFVKFRELRTATNFIIINLAFTDIGVAGIGYPMSAASDIHGSWKFGYTGCQIYAALNIFFGMASIGLLTVVAIDRYLTICRPDISQKMTARSYNILILAAWLNAVFWSSMPIVGWASYAPDPTGATCTINWRQNDASFISFTMAVIAVNFVVPLSVMFYCYYNVSVTVKRYKTSNCLESINIDWSDQMDVTKMSIIMIIMFLVAWSPYSLVCLWASFGDPKTIPAPMAIIAPLFAKSSTFYNPCIYVIANKKFRRAITGMIRCQTRQRITISTQVPMTISQQPLTQ
- the LOC102224915 gene encoding photoreceptor outer segment membrane glycoprotein 2-like produces the protein MAVLKVKFTKTRRDKLAQILWILNWISVVTGVILFSLGLFLKVELKKREELMAEKDIQYVPNMLIAVGLIACIINFLGGKICYDCVDSTKFLRWKLIMLPYIVCTFFFTLCVLVGALMCYSMHWELEEALNLGLMQAMRFYKDTDMPGRCFLKHTVDTLQIQFQCCGNSGYKDWFQIQWISNRYLDMSKKEVIDRLRSNVEGKYLMDGVPFSCCNIDSPRPCIQQQITNNSAHFNYEHQTEDQNLWMKGCRQALLEYYTHIMQSIGLTVLITWLFELSVLTGVRYLQTSLENMLRQGDPDSESDGWLLENSFMETARTNLSIIKSLGKSNQINTANNGDPNIDVPSTSKAHYGPDNVPPKEKMETS